From a region of the Odontesthes bonariensis isolate fOdoBon6 chromosome 4, fOdoBon6.hap1, whole genome shotgun sequence genome:
- the LOC142379277 gene encoding extracellular superoxide dismutase [Cu-Zn]-like, whose protein sequence is MAIMRPHGSVSVLEIALLVLLAGFQQCVSTHTDTLLPPEVSQHNGALLPPEVSQHNGTLYGVCKVRPSSSLPDGLPKIYGQVLLKQDLSQGKLQVLLSFSGFPTEGSPVSRAVHIHQYGDLSRGCDSTGGHYNPYGVDHPNHPGDFGNFLPQQGKISALIESDATLFGGLSVFGRSVVIHERIDDLGLGGDTGSLLHGNAGRRLACCVIGITSSSRWDMQYKRYGRHLGRN, encoded by the exons ATGGCGATCATGCGACCACACGG GTCAGTGAGTGTACTGGAAATCGCTCTGTTGGTCTTGCTGGCAGGCTTTCAACAATGTGTCTCGACGCACACTGATACTCTGCTTCCACCAGAGGTCTCGCAGCACAATGGCGCTCTGCTTCCACCAGAGGTCTCGCAGCACAATGGCACTCTGTATGGAGTCTGCAAAGTGAGACCGAGCTCTTCACTCCCTGATGGCCTGCCCAAAATCTACGGTCAGGTGCTTTTAAAGCAGGATCTCTCTCAGGGAAAACTGCAAGTCCTTCTCAGTTTCAGTGGCTTCCCCACAGAGGGCTCTCCAGTATCCAGAGCTGTGCACATCCACCAGTATGGAGACCTGAGCCGCGGATGTGACTCAACTGGCGGCCACTACAATCCATACGGTGTGGATCACCCTAACCACCCAGGAGACTTTGGTAACTTTTTGCCTCAGCAAGGAAAAATCAGTGCGCTGATAGAATCTGATGCGACACTGTTTGGAGGCCTGTCTGTGTTTGGAAGATCAGTGGTGATTCATGAAAGGATAGATGACTTAGGGCTTGGTGGAGACACAGGGAGCTTGTTGCATGGGAATGCAGGCCGAAGGCTCGCCTGCTGCGTTATTGGGATTACCTCCTCCAGTCGCTGGGACATGCAGTATAAGCGGTACGGGAGGCATTTGGGGAGAAATTAG